GAGCCGTCACGGGGCCGGCGGTCGTACCGCCCACGGCGATGACCGCCCACACGGCCGGCACGATCCAGGCATCGATGATGTCGACGCGCCGTCGCAGCGGGTTGGTCCGCCACCGCCACAGCCGCTGAGGTCGGTCGGGGTTCAACCCACCGTCGTGTTGCGCCTGTTCGCCCTTGTCCCAAGGTGGGAAGGGGCGGCGTCGCGGGTCTGGGGCCCGCGACGCAACCCACTTGGTGCCGGTGTGGCCCGTCCGGACCCCGACGGCGGGACCATCGGCCCCTCACAGGGCGGTGGCCGGGGGACCCACGCTCGGAGGACGGCACAACCTGTCGCGCGCCGACACGTGAGGAGGGCGTCATGCACACCACATCCCCGTTCCTGGATGCCGCAACGGTGGAGACCTCCGTGGCGGCCGCGGTCGCCGCACCGTCGATCCATAACACCCAGCCGTGGCGCTTCGGCCTGGATCCCGAGACCCTCACGTTCCAGGTGCGCGCCGCCCCTGAACGCGGCTTGCGGCGCGCCGACCCGGCAGGGCGTGCCCTGCATCTTTCGGTGGGAGCGTCGGTTCTCAACCTCAGGGTGGCGATGGCCCACTTCGGGTGGTCACCGGTCAGGCGCCTACTGCCCGCGCCGGAGGACCCGGGCCTGCTCGCCGTGCTCCGCCTGGCAGGACGCGACACCCGGTCCGCGACCGGCCATCGGGCCCACCTCTACGAGGCGATCTGGCGCAGGCACAGCAGCCGCCTGCCGTTCGCGGGCCGGCCGCTGCCCTCGTACCTGCGCACCGAACTCGGTGAAGCCGCCCGGGTGGAGGGCGCGCGCCTCTGGTTCCCCGACGCTGCCGGGACGGCGCGTCTGCTTCGCCTGACCGCGGAGGCCGAGCGCCGCAACCGGGTCGACACCGACCGTGCCACGGAGGGCAGCCGCTGGGTGCATCGAGACCTTGATCCGATTGCCGACGTCGGCCTGCCGCGGGCGGTGCTCGGCCCTCAGGACACGCGCGAACTCCTTCCCATGCGGGACTTCACCGCGCAGCAGCACACCGAGCGACTGGTCGCCCGGCCGTTCGAGGCAGCTCCGCACATAGCTGTGCTGATCACCGAACACGACAGTCGCGCCGACTGGCTGCGGGCGGGGCAGGCTCTGCAGCACATGTGGCTCCTCGCCACGGCCCACGGCCTGCGCGCCTCCCTCCTGCACCAGGCACTGGAGTGGCCGGACCTGCGAAGGTCCATGAGCCCGGTTCCCGGTCCGGCCGGGCACGCGCAGATGCTCATCCGATTCGGATACGGCCCGGAGGGCCCCGCGAGCCCGCGGCGCGCCCCGCGCACCGTGGTCGACGACGTGCTGGCGAGTCGATAGCCCATCCGCCCTTCACCGTGTGGAGGCAGGCGCGGCGACGGCCTCCACACGGTGAAGGGCCAGGTCCGTGCTCAGGCTGGTGTGCAGCTCGAAGATGGCAGGCCCAGACCGGCGCAGTCGATGAAGGCCGTCGAGTGCAGGTCCAGCACCAGATCGGGGTGCGGGCCGGCGGTCAGGGGCGTCCAGCCGGGCCGCGAGGGGCGGCGCGGTGAAGATGTCGAGCTCGCCGCGCAGCTCCACGACGCTTGTTTCGCCGACGGTGCGTTCCGTGTGATGAGACGCGGACCCTGGGTCGATATCGGACATGGTCCGAGACAACAGGGAGGGGCGAGGCACGGGTGGGGCCGATGGACCCTACTGCCGGGTTTTGTGGGATATGCCGGGCTGCTGGCGGTGCGATCCGGTCGGCTGGCCCGAGTGGCACCCACACGCCCAGGAGAGGCCGGGCGGGCCCATCGAGCGCGGCGTGACCCGGGCCGTTCTCCGGCATGGCCGGGACCGATGGCCCCTCACCTCCGGGCCGCATCCGGCTCAGGATGGAATGACGCAGATCCGCTGTTACCAGGCGAAAGACGGGCTGGCTGATGCACCCCAACGACGGTTTCCACGAACTCGGGCGGCAGGAGTGCCTGCGGCGGCTGGCCAAGGTGCCCGTCGGCCGCATCGTCTACACGCGCCAGGCCCTGCCCGCCGTGCTGCCGGTGAACTTCAGCCTGGACAGTGGCGGAGCGGTGGTGTTGCGCACTTCCGCTGCCTCGGAGCTGGTCCGCGCGATCGACGGCGCGGTGGTCGCCTTCGAGGCTGATGACGTCGACGCGGTCCGGCACTCCGGCTGGAGCGTCGTGGTCACCGGCGCAGCGATGGTGGTGACCGACCCCGCCGAGATCGAACGCCTGGCCCGCACCGGGCCGGTCTCCTGGGTGCCCTCGCCGCAGGAGGTCTTCGTCCGCATCGAGCCCGAACTGGTCACCGGCCGTGAGCTCGTCGGCGGACACACTCTGTACGGGGTGGACCTCACCGTCTGAACGTTCTTTCCTTTTCTTCTCATCCGTCCGGGTCCGGGACCGGCTGGCCCGACGGCGCTTGGGCCGTACGGGGTGTCCATGGGCTCTGTCGGCCCCTGTCCCGGAGGGGCCTTGGACGACGAGCATCCTGCGTGGAGCAGCCGCGGGATCGAAGCTCAGTCCCGACGGCGAGCTTGCCCACGGTCCTCGGTCCCACGAGGACTGCATACCCCGCGCACGAAGAGAAGGGAACAAGACGATGACTCTCCGTCATGTAGCTGTCGGTGTGGACGGTTCACTGGTCGCCGTACGAGCGCTGGACTGGGCCGCCGAGCAAGCGGCGCACCGTGGCACCGCGTTGCGCATCGTGTTCGCCGTGGGCGACCGCGACGAGGCGGGACCGGTTCTGGCATCGGCCGCCGCACGGGTTCACGAGCGTCATCCCGGCCTGTCGGTGGACACTCGGGCCGTGGAGGACGGCGCCGTGCGGGCGCTGGCGCGGGAGAGCGAGAGCGCCGTCCTCACCGTCGTGGGCACCCGTGGGTTCGGCGGAGTCACCGGCCTGCTGGCCGGCTCGGTGAGTCTGCGGCTGGCCGCGCACACGCACGGTCCGCTGCTCGTCGTCCGCGGAGACCACCCCTGCGACAACGGACGCGAAGCGCTGCTCGGCCTGGAGAGCAACGCCGACGCGGACGCAGCCGCCTACGCCTTCCAGGAAGCCGAACGGCGCGGGACTCGGTTGCGCGTTCTGCACTGCGCAACCCACCGGCACACCACACCCGAACTGCCCTCGCTGGTACCCGCGACGAGCCCGGGCCAGCAGCGCCAGGCCCGCAACGACCAGGCGGAGGAAGCCGTCGCGCGGTTCAGCATCGCCCGACTGAAGGAGGAGTACCCCAAGGTCGACGTCGAGAGCCGCACGGTCCGCACCGGTCCGGCCCACGCCCTGCTGGCGGCCACTCGCGAGGCCGGCGTCGTGATCATCGGCGCGCACCGCCGCATCGGTCGGCTCGGTCCGGTTGCACACGTCTTGTTGCACCACTCCCACTGCCCGGTGGTGCTGGTGCCGGCGGCGACCTGATGGCGAGCACGGTGGTCAGTGATGGCCCGGTCGGCCCTGGCGGGCCCCGGCCCGGTGGGCGGAGAGTGGAGAGGTGCGGACCGTTGCGCACCGTCTGACCGACGCACCGACCCGGAAGGGAAGCTCACATGCCAGCCGACACGCAGCAGGCGCCCGGCGTACTCACGGACGAGGAGCTCAGCGCCCTGGATGCCCACTGGCGCGCCGCGAACTACCTGGCCGTCGGCCAGATCTACCTCATGGCCAACCCCCTGCTGACCGAACCGCTGCGCCCCGAGCACGTCAAGCCGCGTCTCCTCGGCCACTGGGGCACCTCTCCCGGCCTCAACCTGGTCCACACCCACCTCAATCGCGTCATCAAGAATCGCGAGCTGGACGCCCTGTGCATCTGGGGCCCCGGCCACGGCGGGCCCGCCGTCCTCGCCAACGCCTGGCTGGAAGGCTCGTACACCGAGACCTACCCGGACATCACCCGGGACGCCGACGGCATGGCCCGGCTGTTCAAGCAGTTCTCCTTTCCCGGCGGCGTGCCCAGCCATGTCGCCCCGGAGACCCCGGGCTCCGTCCACGAGGGCGGTGAACTCGGGTACGCCCTCTCGCACGCCTACGGCGCCGCCCTGGACAACCCCGGCCTGGTGGTCACGTGCGTGATCGGCGACGGCGAGGCCGAGACCGGTCCGCTGGCCGCGTCCTGGCATTCCAACAAGTTCCTCGACCCCGTCCACGACGGCGCCGTCCTGCCGATCCTCCACCTCAACGGCTACAAGATCGCGAACCCGACGGTGCTCGCCCGTCTCCCCGAGTCCGAACTCGACGAACTGCTCCGGGGCTACGGTCACGACCCGCTCCATGTCACCGGCGACGACCCGGCGGCCGTCCACCAGGCGATGGCCGAGGCCATGGACACCGCGCTGGACCGCATCGCCGCCCTCCAACGCGCCGCACGCGAGGACGGAGCAACCGAACGCCCCCGCTGGCCGGTGATCGTGCTGCGCACCCCCAAGGGCTGGACCGGCCCGGCGGAGGTCGACGGACTGCCGGTGGAAGGCACCTGGCGCGCCCATCAAGTTCCCCTCGCCGCCGTCCGCGACAACCCCGACCACCTGCGTCAGTTGGAGGACTGGCTACGCTCCTACCGCCCCGAGGAACTGTTCGACGAGCACGGCCGCCCACGCCCGGACGTCCTGGCCTGCGTCCCGGACGGCGCCCGAAGGCTCGGCGCGACCCCGCACGCCAACGGCGGACTCCTACTGCGCGAACTGCCCCTGCCCCCGCTGGAGCGGTACGCCGTCCCCGTCGACAAACCCGGCGCCACCCTGCACGAGCCCACCCGCGTCCTCGGCGACTTGCTGGAAGACGTCATGCGGAACACAGCCGACCGGCGCGACTTC
Above is a window of Streptomyces sp. NBC_00490 DNA encoding:
- a CDS encoding Acg family FMN-binding oxidoreductase, whose protein sequence is MHTTSPFLDAATVETSVAAAVAAPSIHNTQPWRFGLDPETLTFQVRAAPERGLRRADPAGRALHLSVGASVLNLRVAMAHFGWSPVRRLLPAPEDPGLLAVLRLAGRDTRSATGHRAHLYEAIWRRHSSRLPFAGRPLPSYLRTELGEAARVEGARLWFPDAAGTARLLRLTAEAERRNRVDTDRATEGSRWVHRDLDPIADVGLPRAVLGPQDTRELLPMRDFTAQQHTERLVARPFEAAPHIAVLITEHDSRADWLRAGQALQHMWLLATAHGLRASLLHQALEWPDLRRSMSPVPGPAGHAQMLIRFGYGPEGPASPRRAPRTVVDDVLASR
- a CDS encoding pyridoxamine 5'-phosphate oxidase family protein; protein product: MHPNDGFHELGRQECLRRLAKVPVGRIVYTRQALPAVLPVNFSLDSGGAVVLRTSAASELVRAIDGAVVAFEADDVDAVRHSGWSVVVTGAAMVVTDPAEIERLARTGPVSWVPSPQEVFVRIEPELVTGRELVGGHTLYGVDLTV
- a CDS encoding universal stress protein, which encodes MTLRHVAVGVDGSLVAVRALDWAAEQAAHRGTALRIVFAVGDRDEAGPVLASAAARVHERHPGLSVDTRAVEDGAVRALARESESAVLTVVGTRGFGGVTGLLAGSVSLRLAAHTHGPLLVVRGDHPCDNGREALLGLESNADADAAAYAFQEAERRGTRLRVLHCATHRHTTPELPSLVPATSPGQQRQARNDQAEEAVARFSIARLKEEYPKVDVESRTVRTGPAHALLAATREAGVVIIGAHRRIGRLGPVAHVLLHHSHCPVVLVPAAT
- a CDS encoding phosphoketolase family protein is translated as MPADTQQAPGVLTDEELSALDAHWRAANYLAVGQIYLMANPLLTEPLRPEHVKPRLLGHWGTSPGLNLVHTHLNRVIKNRELDALCIWGPGHGGPAVLANAWLEGSYTETYPDITRDADGMARLFKQFSFPGGVPSHVAPETPGSVHEGGELGYALSHAYGAALDNPGLVVTCVIGDGEAETGPLAASWHSNKFLDPVHDGAVLPILHLNGYKIANPTVLARLPESELDELLRGYGHDPLHVTGDDPAAVHQAMAEAMDTALDRIAALQRAAREDGATERPRWPVIVLRTPKGWTGPAEVDGLPVEGTWRAHQVPLAAVRDNPDHLRQLEDWLRSYRPEELFDEHGRPRPDVLACVPDGARRLGATPHANGGLLLRELPLPPLERYAVPVDKPGATLHEPTRVLGDLLEDVMRNTADRRDFRLVGPDETASNRLQAVYAATGKAWQAGTLEVDEHLDRHGRVMEILSEHTCQGWLEGYLLTGRHGLFSCYEAFVHIVDSMVNQHIKWLRTTRRLPWRAPIASLNYLLTSHVWRQDHNGFSHQDPGFVDHVLNKSPEVVRVYLPPDTNTLLSVADHVLRSRDYVNVVVAGKQPCFDWLTMEQAKVHCARGAGIWDWAGTENSGEPDAVLACAGDVPTQEVLAAAQLLRRHLPELAVRVVNVVDIARLMPREEHPHGMSDFEYDGLFTPDKPVIFAYHGYPWLIHRLAYRRTGHKNLHVRGYKEIGTTTTPFDMVVRNDMDRYRLVMDVIDRVPGLAVRAAPVRQRMEDARLRHHDWIRIHGTDLPEVADWAWDG